In one window of Micromonospora cathayae DNA:
- a CDS encoding polyamine ABC transporter substrate-binding protein, which translates to MRRHPRAVSRRGLLSGALGSAALLAAGGSLAGCGTEAATQTEQGCVSEDLSGSEKKLIFSNWPQYMDVDEADESKRPTLDAFQTQTGIQVTYTEDVNDNNEFFGKVQNQLAACQATERDLFVLTDWMAARMIRLGWIQKLDAAKLPNVQANLLSSLKGRSFDPENRIAIPWQSGLAGLAYNGSVTKEIRSVDELLTRPDLKGKVTALSEMRDTMGLLLQANGHDPANFTEAQFDDALAKLKRAVDSGQIRRFTGNDYAPELAKGDIAACVGWSGDIVQLGFENDKVKFVVPDSGVMLFSDNLLVPNKATHRANAEALIDYYYQPAVAAKLAAYVNYICPVQGAQAEMEKIDPELAANPLIFPDESMLAKSKVFMALNEQQEKTYETKYQQVIGA; encoded by the coding sequence GCTCGCCGCCGGTGGCAGCCTGGCCGGCTGTGGCACCGAGGCGGCCACCCAGACCGAGCAGGGGTGCGTCAGCGAGGACCTGTCCGGCAGCGAGAAGAAGCTGATCTTCTCGAACTGGCCGCAGTACATGGACGTCGACGAGGCGGACGAGTCGAAGCGGCCCACCCTGGACGCGTTCCAGACGCAGACCGGCATCCAGGTGACCTACACCGAGGACGTCAACGACAACAACGAGTTCTTCGGCAAGGTGCAGAACCAGCTCGCCGCCTGCCAGGCCACCGAGCGGGACCTGTTCGTGCTCACCGACTGGATGGCCGCCCGGATGATCCGGCTCGGCTGGATCCAGAAGCTGGACGCGGCCAAGCTGCCGAACGTCCAGGCCAACCTGCTGTCCTCGCTGAAGGGCCGGTCCTTCGACCCGGAGAACCGGATCGCCATCCCCTGGCAGTCCGGCCTCGCCGGCCTCGCCTACAACGGCAGCGTCACCAAGGAGATCCGCAGCGTCGACGAGCTGCTGACCCGCCCCGACCTCAAGGGCAAGGTCACCGCGCTCAGCGAGATGCGCGACACCATGGGCCTGCTGCTCCAGGCCAACGGGCACGACCCGGCGAACTTCACCGAGGCCCAGTTCGACGACGCGCTCGCCAAGCTCAAGCGGGCGGTGGACAGCGGCCAGATCCGCCGGTTCACCGGCAACGACTACGCCCCCGAGCTGGCCAAGGGCGACATCGCCGCCTGTGTCGGCTGGTCCGGCGACATCGTGCAGCTCGGCTTCGAGAACGACAAGGTCAAGTTCGTGGTGCCGGACTCCGGCGTGATGCTCTTCTCGGACAACCTGCTGGTGCCGAACAAGGCCACCCACCGGGCCAACGCCGAAGCGCTGATCGACTACTACTACCAGCCGGCGGTCGCCGCGAAGCTCGCCGCGTACGTCAACTACATCTGCCCGGTGCAGGGCGCGCAGGCCGAGATGGAGAAGATCGACCCGGAGCTGGCGGCCAACCCGCTGATCTTCCCCGACGAGTCGATGCTGGCGAAGTCGAAGGTCTTCATGGCGCTCAACGAGCAGCAGGAGAAGACGTACGAGACGAAGTACCAGCAGGTCATCGGGGCGTGA